Proteins co-encoded in one Rattus rattus isolate New Zealand chromosome 5, Rrattus_CSIRO_v1, whole genome shotgun sequence genomic window:
- the LOC116901173 gene encoding torsin-1B: MRRVGAFGGSTALWALLAAHVAAAFEPVSVGIAIGAVSALTGYLSYSDFYCRFTECCHEERPLNTSALKLDLEEKLFGQHLATEVILKALTGFRNNKNPKKPLTLSLHGWAGTGKNFVSQIVAENLYPKGLKSNFVHLFVSTLHFPHEQKIKLYQDQLQKWIRGNVSACGSSVFIFDEMDKLHPGIIDAIKPFLDYYEQVDGISYRKAIFIFLSNAGGDLITKTALDFWRAGRKREEIQLKDLEPVLSVGVFNNKHSGLWHSGLIDKNLIDYFIPFLPLEYKHVKMCVRAEMRARGAAVDEDIVTSVADEMTFFPKDEKIYSDKGCKTVQSRLDFH; the protein is encoded by the exons ATGAGACGAGTCGGGGCGTTTGGGGGCTCCACGGCCCTATGGGCGCTCCTGGCCGCCCACGTGGCGGCGGCGTTCGAGCCCGTGAGCGTGGGCATCGCCATCGGGGCTGTGTCGGCGCTCACCGGCTACCTGTCCTATAGCGACTTTTACTGCCGCTTCACCGAGTGCTGCCATGAGGAACGGCCCCTCAACACGTCGG CCCTCAAGCTGGACTTGGAAGAGAAGCTGTTCGGACAGCACCTTGCCACCGAAGTGATTCTCAAGGCATTGACTGGCTTCaggaacaacaaaaatcccaagaaACCACTGACTCTATCCTTGCACGGCTGGGCTGGCACGGGCAAGAATTTTGTCAGCCAGATTGTGGCTGAAAACCTTTATCCAAAAGGCCTGAAGAGTAACTTTGTCCACCTGTTCGTCTCTACTCTGCACTTCCCTCATGAGCAGAAGATAAAACTGTACCAG GACCAGCTCCAGAAGTGGATCCGAGGCAACGTGAGCGCGTGCGGCAGCTCCGTCTTCATCTTTGACGAGATGGATAAGTTGCATCCTGGAATCATTGATGCAATCAAGCCCTTCCTGGACTACTATGAGCAGGTGGATGGGATTTCCTACCGCAAAgccatcttcatcttcctcag CAATGCAGGAGGGGACCTGATAACCAAGACGGCCCTGGACTTCTGGCgggcaggaagaaaaagggaggagatcCAGCTGAAGGACCTGGAGCCTGTGCTGTCTGTGGGTGTCTTCAACAACAAACACA GTGGCCTGTGGCACAGTGGGCTGATAGACAAGAACCTCATCGACTACTTCATCCCCTTCCTGCCCTTGGAGTACAAACACGTGAAAATGTGTGTGCGGGCAGAGATGAGGGCCCGAGGGGCTGCTGTGGATGAAGACATTGTCACCAGTGTGGCAGATGAAATGACCTTTTTCCCCAAGGATGAGAAGATCTACTCGGACAAGGGCTGCAAGACAGTGCAGTCACGGCTGGATTTCCACTGA
- the Tor1a gene encoding torsin-1A isoform X2: MKLGRATLALLLLVPCVVRAVEPISLGLALAGVLTGYISYPRLYCLFAECCGQKRSLSREALQKDLDNKLFGQHLAKRVILNAVSGFLSNPKPKKPLTLSLHGWTGTGKNFASKIIAENIYEGGLNSDYVHLFVATLHFPHASNITLYKDQLQMWIRGNVSACARSIFIFDEMDKMHAGLIDAIKPFLDYYDVVDEVSYQKAIFIFLRGRKDHRRGSGFLEKWEAERGDQAQRHGARPGRVGLQ, from the exons ATGAAGCTGGGCCGGGCCACTCtggccctgctgctgctggtgccgTGCGTGGTTCGTGCGGTGGAGCCCATCAGCCTGGGTCTGGCCCTGGCCGGCGTACTCACCGGCTATATCTCCTATCCTCGCCTCTACTGCCTCTTCGCCGAGTGCTGCGGCCAGAAGCGGAGCCTCAGCCGTGAGG CGCTGCAGAAGGATCTGGATAACAAGCTCTTTGGACAACACCTTGCAAAAAGAGTCATCTTAAACGCCGTGTCTGGTTTCCTAAGCAACCCGAAGCCCAAGAagcccctcaccctctccctgcACGGGTGGACAGGCACCGGCAAAAACTTCGCTAGCAAGATCATCGCAGAGAATATTTACGAGGGTGGACTGAACAGTGACTATGTACACCTGTTTGTGGCCACGCTACACTTCCCCCACGCCTCTAACATCACCCTGTATAAG GACCAATTACAGATGTGGATTCGAGGCAACGTGAGCGCCTGTGCTCGGTCCATCTTCATCTTTGACGAGATGGACAAGATGCACGCCGGCCTCATCGACGCCATCAAGCCTTTCCTAGACTATTACGACGTGGTAGATGAGGTCTCCTATCAGAAGgccatcttcatcttcctcag GGGCAGAAAGGATCACAGACGTGGCTCTGGATTTCTGGAgaagtgggaagcagagagaggagatcaAGCTCAGAGACATGGAGCACGCCCTGGCCGTGtcggtcttcaataa
- the Tor1a gene encoding torsin-1A isoform X1, which produces MKLGRATLALLLLVPCVVRAVEPISLGLALAGVLTGYISYPRLYCLFAECCGQKRSLSREALQKDLDNKLFGQHLAKRVILNAVSGFLSNPKPKKPLTLSLHGWTGTGKNFASKIIAENIYEGGLNSDYVHLFVATLHFPHASNITLYKDQLQMWIRGNVSACARSIFIFDEMDKMHAGLIDAIKPFLDYYDVVDEVSYQKAIFIFLSNAGAERITDVALDFWRSGKQREEIKLRDMEHALAVSVFNNKNSGFWHSSLIDRNLIDYFVPFLPLEYKHLKMCIRVEMQSRGYEEDEDIINKVAEEMTFFPKEEKVFSDKGCKTVFTKLDYYLDD; this is translated from the exons ATGAAGCTGGGCCGGGCCACTCtggccctgctgctgctggtgccgTGCGTGGTTCGTGCGGTGGAGCCCATCAGCCTGGGTCTGGCCCTGGCCGGCGTACTCACCGGCTATATCTCCTATCCTCGCCTCTACTGCCTCTTCGCCGAGTGCTGCGGCCAGAAGCGGAGCCTCAGCCGTGAGG CGCTGCAGAAGGATCTGGATAACAAGCTCTTTGGACAACACCTTGCAAAAAGAGTCATCTTAAACGCCGTGTCTGGTTTCCTAAGCAACCCGAAGCCCAAGAagcccctcaccctctccctgcACGGGTGGACAGGCACCGGCAAAAACTTCGCTAGCAAGATCATCGCAGAGAATATTTACGAGGGTGGACTGAACAGTGACTATGTACACCTGTTTGTGGCCACGCTACACTTCCCCCACGCCTCTAACATCACCCTGTATAAG GACCAATTACAGATGTGGATTCGAGGCAACGTGAGCGCCTGTGCTCGGTCCATCTTCATCTTTGACGAGATGGACAAGATGCACGCCGGCCTCATCGACGCCATCAAGCCTTTCCTAGACTATTACGACGTGGTAGATGAGGTCTCCTATCAGAAGgccatcttcatcttcctcag CAATGCAGGGGCAGAAAGGATCACAGACGTGGCTCTGGATTTCTGGAgaagtgggaagcagagagaggagatcaAGCTCAGAGACATGGAGCACGCCCTGGCCGTGtcggtcttcaataacaagaaca GTGGCTTCTGGCACAGCAGCCTCATTGACCGGAACCTCATAGATTATTTTGTCCCCTTCCTGCCCCTGGAGTACAAGCACCTGAAAATGTGCATCAGAGTTGAGATGCAGTCCCGTGGCTATGAAGAAGATGAGGACATAATCAATAAGGTAGCTGAAGAGATGACGTTCTTCCCCAAAGAGGAGAAGGTCTTCTCTGACAAGGGCTGCAAGACTGTGTTCACCAAGCTGGACTACTACCTGGATGACTGA